A single region of the Vicia villosa cultivar HV-30 ecotype Madison, WI linkage group LG4, Vvil1.0, whole genome shotgun sequence genome encodes:
- the LOC131599185 gene encoding uncharacterized protein LOC131599185 translates to MVDDIITRESPKHKANRVFINLTTLMMMVVKRASRLPLKLKAAPASENRKIEIKSPKKLLKNISNKAMPFIEKMKKKKKGKDDWGDGGVWQKAIMMGDKCEPLDFSGVIYYDSKGKQVSEFPLRSPRATPVPALCSG, encoded by the coding sequence ATGGTCGACGACATAATCACGCGAGAATCGCCGAAGCACAAAGCGAACCGTGTTTTCATCAACCTAACGACGCTGATGATGATGGTGGTGAAGCGAGCAAGTCGGTTACCGTTGAAGCTGAAGGCGGCGCCGGCGAGTGAGAATCGGAAAATTGAGATCAAGTCACCTAAGAAGCTTCTGAAGAACATAAGCAACAAAGCGATGCCGTTTattgagaagatgaaaaagaaaaagaaagggaaggaTGATTGGGGAGACGGCGGTGTGTGGCAGAAAGCGATCATGATGGGGGATAAGTGCGAGCCGTTGGATTTCTCCGGCGTGATTTACTATGATAGTAAAGGGAAGCAGGTAAGCGAATTCCCTCTCAGGTCACCACGTGCGACTCCAGTGCCGGCTTTATGTTCCGGTTGA